In the genome of [Limnothrix rosea] IAM M-220, one region contains:
- a CDS encoding peroxiredoxin has translation MFKLFRTLVISLCLVALLWLPTNEAQALGGKQPDLNAPAPQFTLLGNAGDGEIDEYSLSDYLGQWVVLYFYPQDFTPGCTLEARRFQQDLPEYNERNVQILGVSVDDVNSHEQFCDAEGLKFPLLADSKGEVSKSYGSYLTGYSLRHTYLVDPEGLLRKVYLGVNPAIHSQEVLADLDSLTANS, from the coding sequence ATGTTTAAACTGTTTCGCACCCTCGTGATTTCCCTGTGCCTTGTTGCGTTGCTGTGGTTACCGACCAATGAAGCCCAAGCCCTCGGCGGCAAACAACCTGATCTCAATGCACCCGCTCCCCAATTCACCTTGCTCGGTAATGCTGGTGACGGTGAAATTGACGAGTATTCCTTGAGTGATTATCTCGGCCAATGGGTGGTGCTGTATTTTTACCCCCAAGACTTTACCCCCGGCTGCACCCTTGAGGCGCGACGCTTTCAACAGGATTTGCCTGAATATAACGAGCGTAATGTGCAAATTCTTGGCGTTAGTGTGGATGATGTCAATTCCCACGAACAGTTTTGCGATGCAGAAGGTCTGAAATTTCCGCTCCTCGCAGACAGTAAAGGCGAAGTGAGCAAAAGTTATGGTTCTTACCTCACAGGTTATTCTCTCCGCCACACCTATCTCGTTGATCCTGAGGGTCTTTTGCGTAAAGTTTATCTTGGTGTAAACCCTGCTATTCATAGCCAAGAAGTCCTTGCAGACCTTGATTCTTTGACAGCGAATTCCTAA